From Panthera uncia isolate 11264 chromosome X, Puncia_PCG_1.0, whole genome shotgun sequence, the proteins below share one genomic window:
- the LOC125932153 gene encoding LOW QUALITY PROTEIN: uncharacterized protein LOC125932153 (The sequence of the model RefSeq protein was modified relative to this genomic sequence to represent the inferred CDS: inserted 5 bases in 4 codons; deleted 3 bases in 2 codons; substituted 3 bases at 3 genomic stop codons), producing the protein MESPQRSKLAFSFASMELEDFLGALCLSVFVFLCFVLWTYWTYWTDVMGQTQTTPLSIMIDHFKDVRGRANNLSVEVQKGQWQFFCSSEWPTFNVGWPPEGTFDLPTIYRVRSIISRPKMGHLDQLPYIITWQDLVEDPPSLLKPFLVPLPPEPKPILALQGTKKKKSLTQPSVPLHPVLQGGTEEELIFPPPYNPSRMPEEHHPPPLGEANTVPRVGGRNAPVGNPPFTRQRAQREQSASAADSTILPLQATGPPDAEGNQPHHYWPSATSDLYNWKAQNPKFSEKPAGLIDLLDSVLFTHQPTWDDCQQLLQVLFMTEERERILNGARKLVPGADRNPTTNQAQIDASFPLTRPQWDFNTAEGKERLRVYRQTLMGGLQMAARKPTNLAKVGNVQQGKDESPAAFLEQIMEAFRTYTPMDPKALESKASVIMAFVNQSAIDIRRKLQKIDSLGEKKLQDLLVVAEKVYNNREPPEDKQASAMAAASSKQTRDLARILLATTADSPEEQDCCLRQLADDARKGKGTTKGGKQRLQKDQCAYCKEIGHWARDCPKKAGGKGSKTDRVKVLELDELSDXGSRSSDPLPKPRVTLKVEGTPVDFLVDTGAEHSVLRTPQGKLASKKSWVQGATGMSQYSWTTXRMVDLGTGWVSHSFMVIPECPYPLLGWDLLTKIGAYITFRQGGPQVTDGKGHPIQVLTMKLEDEYHLHQEALPREDNIDRWLQEFPLVWAEXGGIGLATHRTPVLVELKPGESPVSIKQYPMSQEARKGIQPHIRRLRSLGVLVPSQSPWNTPLLPVRKPHTNDYQPVQDLREVNKRVMDIHPTVPNPYTLLSSLAPFRVWYTVLGLKDAFFSLPLAPQSQPLFAFKWHDPEEGYSGQLTWTRLPQGFKNSPTIFDEALQEDLGEYRKEHPGLTLLQYVDDILIAAXTWPDCERGTQDLLATLGALGYQASMKKAQICRERVSYLGYILEGGQRWLSDARKETVLKIPTPTSRREVREFLGSAGYCRLWVPGFAEIARPLYEATKEGETFKWAEKEETAFNQLKKPLLSAPALGLPDITKPFHLFVDEHKAIAKGVLTQALGPWNRPVAYLSKKLDPVAAGWPPCLRIVAATALLVKDADKLTLGQEIWITTPYAIEAVLKQPPDRWMSNTCMTHYQSLLLNPPXVQFHPSAALNPATLLPDPDLGAPIHDCAGILEQVQGFWMDLTDRPLPDAEATWFTDGSSFVRDGHRYAGAAVVTETDTVWAEALPSGTSAQQAELIALTKALMLGAGKRLNIYTDSRYAFATAHIHGVIYQEKGLLTAEGRTIKNKQEILNLLTALWLPAKLTIIHCQGHQKADNPVARGNQKADQTAKAVALTSVPTMTIQLPDPGDPVLPDQPKYSQEELQRIKKLPMAQKTKGWWYTPNKELMLPDRLGVSILEHMHQSTHMGPEXLKDLIRHARIKIHQQDTKIEQVVSVCKTCQLTNARAPSNKKGTRLRGTRPGAQWEVDFTEVKPGKYGYKYLLVFTDTFSGWVEAYPTKHEMAQTVAKKXTRRHLTQVWFSCHGRIRQWTSFYLAGNTGSSQGGGGKLEITLCL; encoded by the exons atggaatcccctcaaaggtctaagctagctttcagttttgcttccatggagttggaagactttctaggggccctctgtttgtctgtttttgtgtttctctgttttgttctgtggacttactggactTACTGGACGGAtgttatgggacagactcagactactcctctaagtattatgattgatcactttaaggatgtgaggggaagagctaacaacctcagtgtggaagtcCAAAAGGGTCAGTGGCAGTTTTTTTGTTCTAGTGAGTGGCCAACTTTCAATGtcggatggccaccagaggggacctTCGACCTCCCTACCATCTACCGAGTCAGGAGTATCATCTCTCGGCCTAAGATGGGCCATCTTGATCAGCTCCCTTACATTATCACTTGGCAGGACCTTGTAGAAGACCCACCCTCTTTGCTTAAGCCCTTCCTAGTCCCGCTCCCTCcggagccaaaacccattcttgctttgcaggggacaaagaagaagaaaagtcttacccAGCCTTCAGTACCCCTCCACCCTGTCCTACAAGGGGggactgaagaagaattaatttttcctcccccatataacccctctaggatgccggaagaacaccatcctccccctctGGGGGAGGCAAACACTGTTCCAAGAGTGGGAGGCAGAAATGCTCCAGTGGGAAACccgccctttaccagacaaagggctcagagggagcaatccgccTCTGCTGCTgactccactattctgcccctgcaagccaccggacccccagacgcggaggggaatcagccccatcactattggccttctgccactagtgacctctacaattggaaagctcagaatcctaagttttctgagaaaccagcagggcttattgatttattagactctgttctttttacccatcagcccacgtgggacgattgccagcagcttttgcaggtcctgttcatgactgaagaaagagaaagaatcctcaatgggGCCCGAAAACTAGTTCCGGGCGCAGAcaggaatcccaccaccaaccaggctcagatagatgcctccttccctttaactcggccccagtgggatttcaacacagcagaaggtaaggagaggctccgggtctaccgccagactctaatggggggtctccaaatggctgctagaaagccaaccaatttggccaaggtaggaaatgtacaacagggaaaagatgaatctccggctgcctttttagaacagatcatggaggcattccgtacctatacccccatggatccaaAGGCTCTGGAAAGCAAAGCAtctgttatcatggcctttgtaaaccaatcggccatagacattaggagaaaattacagaaaatagatagcctaggagaaaaaaag ctgcaggacttactggtggtagccgaaaaggtatataataaccgggagcctcctgaggacaagcaggctagtgccatggcggctgccagcagtaagcagactcgagacctggccagaatactactagctaccactgctgactccCCTGAAGAACAAGACTGCTGTCTCCGGCAGCTGGCAGACGATGCAAGGaaaggtaaaggaaccaccaagggggggaagcagaggctgcagaaagatcagtgtgcatactgcaaggagatagggcattgggcccgagaTTGTCCGAAAAAGGCcggcgggaagggaagcaagactgatcgagtaaaagtcctagagctagatgaactgagtgattaggggagtcggagttcggaccctctccccaaacccagggtaactcttaaagtggaggggacccctgttgacttccttgtcGACACTGGAGCAGAACATTCAGTCCTccgcaccccacaaggaaaactagccagcaagaagtcctgggtacaaggggcaactggtatgagccagtattcatggactacctGAAGAATGGTAGATTTGGGGACGGGAtgggtatcccactcctttatggtaataccagaatgcccctacccACTGTTAGGAtgggacttactgaccaagattggagcttATATAACTTTCAGGcaaggggggcctcaggtcaccgatggcaagggccaccccatacaggtcctgaccatgaaactggaggatgaataccacctccaccaggaggcgctcccgagagaggataatatagacagatggctacaagaattccccttggtttgggcag atggggggatAGGACTAGCCACTCACAGGACCCcggtcctggtagagctcaagccaggagagagtccggtaagtatcaaacaataccccatgtctcaggaggcccggaaggggatccagccacacatccggagactacgaagcctaggggtactagttccttcCCAGTCTCCCTGGAACACCCCCCTACTGCCGGTCAGgaagcctcacacaaatgactaccaaccagtacaagacctccgggaagtaaataagagggtcatggacatacacccaactgttcccaacccatatactctcttgagctccttggctCCCTtcagggtctggtatactgtactaggtttaaaggacgccttcttcagtctgccgctggcaccccagagccaacccttgttTGCCTTCAAGTGGCATGATCCAgaggagggctacagtgggcaactcacctggacacggctacctcagggattcaaaaattcgcccaccatcttcgacgaggcactacaggaggacctgggtgagtacagaaaggagcaccctggcctcaccctcctaCAGTATgtagatgacatcctgattgctgc GACATGGCCAGACTGTGagcgagggacccaggacctgctggctaccctgggggccttAGGGTACCAGGCATCCATGAAGAAAgctcagatatgcagggagagggtaagttacctgggatatatcctggagggTGGACAGCGGTggttatcagatgccagaaaagaaactgtcctaaagatccctactcccacTTCCCGAAGAGAAGTAAGGGAATTCTTAGGATCAGCCGGCTACTgccgcctctgggttccaggttttgctgagatcgccaggcccctatatgaagctaccaaagagggggaaacatttaaatgggctgaaaaagaagaaactgcctttaatcagttaaaaaagcccctcctaagtgccccagccctgggcctaccagacattacgaagcccttccacctctttgtagacgaacataaggcaatagcaaaaggggttctaactcaagccttaggcccctggaaccgcccagtggcttacctgtccaagaaactagacccagtggctgccggCTGGCCGCCATGCCTAAGAATTGTTGCTGCgacagcactcctagtcaaggatgcagacaaactgaccctaggacaggagatctggatcacaACCCCATACGCCATTGAAGCggtcctgaaacagcctcctgatAGATGGATGAGCAACACATGTatgactcattaccagagcctcctactcaaccctccaTGAGTGCAgttccaccccagtgcagccctcaatcctgcaaccctgctgcccgaccctgacctaggtgctccaATACATGACTGTGCGGGAATCCTGGAACAAGTACAGGGATTCTGGATGGACTTGACCGACCGGCCTCTCCCCGATGCtgaggctacttggttcactgatggcagcagctttgtgcgagATGGACACAGGTATGCGGGTGCAGCGGTGGTCACCGAAACGGACACCGTATGGGCAGAGGCTCTACCCTCCGGAACGTCAGCCCAGCAAGCAGAGCTC ATAGCCCTCACCAAGGCGCTGATGCTGGGAGCCGGAAAGCGGCTTAACATCTACACAGACAGCCGTTATGCGtttgccacagctcatattcATGGGGTAATTTATCAGGAGAAGGGGTTACTGACAGCAGAAGGacggactataaaaaataagcaggagatacttaacctgcttacggccttatggcttcctgccaagctaaccattatccactgccaagggcaccaaAAAGCTGATAACCCAGTAGCTAGAGGTAATCAAAAGGCTGACCAGACAGCCAAAGCAGTAGCCCTTACTTCAgtccccaccatgaccatacaACTACCGGACCCaggagacccagttttaccagaccagcccaaatactcccaggaggagttacagcggatcaagaaactccccatggcccagaagacaaagggatggtggtatacacctaacaaggagctcaTGCTGCCAGACCGGCTCGGAGTTTCAATATTAGAGCACATGCATCAGTCTACTCACATGGGgcctg aattaaaagacttaatccgacatgccagaatcaagattcaccaacaggacaccaaaatagagcaagttgtatctgtctgcaagacctgccaactcaccaacgCGAGGGCcccatcaaataaaaaaggaaccaggctcagaggcaccagaccaggagcccaatgggaagtcgacttcactgaagtcaaaccaggaaagtatggttataaatatcttttagtatttacagacaccttctctggctgggtggaggcatacccaaccaagcatgaaatggctcagacggtggctaaga ctactagaagacatcttacccaggtatggttttcctgccatggtaggatcagacaatggaccagcttttatctcgcaggtaacacaggcagtagccaaggcggtgggggcaaactggaaattacattgtgcttatag